A stretch of DNA from Glycine max cultivar Williams 82 chromosome 18, Glycine_max_v4.0, whole genome shotgun sequence:
AAAAGTGAGGTATAAATATCCATAACATATTACGTTAACATTTACATTTCTACTTTAATTAGTGAACAGATGGAACAAGCCACACAACTAAACTGCCTCTGTAGTAGAAAGCATGGAACCCAATGAAAGCAACAAATATAAAGAATTAGACTTTGTGACAAATGTAATATCCAATAAAAATGACATCCAAATTTTAGAAGCTGAAGAGGTTAGCTGTTCAGAAAAATTACTGCAGGGCTGCAGTATCTCTTGGAATTTGACACTGGAAGCAAAGGATCAAACAAGgttactgaaaaaaaaatctacttttACCTGTCAACCTGACTTAAGAAAGCTTCGGCAATTTCAGAGTCTTCTGCAACAATGCATTCAGTATGAGCACTGCAGAAACAGGaaagaaatagatttttaagatATAGAGAATCAAAACATAGATTTTGTAGGGGAACTTGAATTTGCCTTCCATTGTGATGTATGTGGTCAATGGCAGCAAATACATCATCCACTATTTCAATTGTACAAGCCAGTGAGCTATACTCCAGATGGAAAGAGTGTGTTTCAGAAATCTTTAATAAGGAACTGGCTCTTGGTCCACCATATAATTGAACGCCTGCAAATTGATAATTTACAGCAGTCATGTTATCCCTATTGTACATATTTTCCAGTTTAGCAGCATGGTCTAGACCATCCATATCCTAGTAatcttttagaaaagaaaaatacttcaTTGAAATAAATAGAATGAGATTAATTTTCAGTTTCATAAACTCTGAAACCGATAACCCTCAGAAGTCAGAAAAAAACGATCACCAATTATATATGATTACAGTTCACCTTTTAATTgaagttttcttttaattacttATGAAACATGTTTTCTCTTTTTGATTTTAAATGCATTCTCTCTTAAGTTgcagttatttttttaacattgaaacaaaaatttccTTATAAAAAGCAAACAttgaaactaaatttaaaaagacAAGTTCAGTGCACAGAATACTCATTAGTTTTCAGAAAAAAACAATCCGACTAAatgtaaagaagaagaaataaacaccaatatttataatatcaaaatttcatctAATTATGTAAAGGGTGTTTAAAATAGAAGCTAaaaaggatttaaaaaaaaaaatataaaattccaaCTTGAATGCATGTTTTGttcatcataaatttatttgcaACAACCAAGGCCAAACCTTCATGTCGGAGTTCAGCAACAAGTTCATCAAGTCCACCATTCCTTGACAAATCTACGTGTACAAGAAGTGTTTCCTAAGAACATCAGCACACAATATTGTATTAAGCTGACTCTATAGATTCGATTTACATAATGAATGGCAAATGAAGAAAACTCAAACGAAGATATGGATGTAGATGAACATGCATTAGAGGAGGCATTCCAGGGGATGTAAAATTACCATTGCATTGCAGGCTGCAGGGTAATCAATCTTTGCATCCCTAATAATCTTCTTTGCCATATCAATATTAGCTGTTTTGTCTACATATACATGACATATTCCATCTGCAtgacaaaaataacaatttaataaaatcctACTTTGAAATATCAATCAAAAATAGGAAATGTAAATCATATATTACCAGCATGACCAAGAACAGGAATCTTTGTGGAATCCTTGATTTGAGAAACAAGTTTGTTACTGCCTCTGGGGACCACAAGATCTATCACGTCATCAAGCTGTGGCAAAGTATAATTAGTTGAAAATCATTTCAGACAAATAAATTTTAGGAATTTTACTTGCCTTGAGCAGATCTGGAATATGTTCTCTTGAAGTCACAAGCCCAATGAGTTTGTCACCCACTGTATCTGGAATAATTGAAGTAATGACCTACAATAATGATGAAACTAAAGatgaaaacatatttataaattaaaattatgggaAAAATACTACAGACAATTCTTATTTGGATTAATCAGATAAAAAAAACCTGGTCTATGATAAATTTTACAAACCTTGTGTAAGATTGCATTTGATCGTTTGGCTTCCTTTCCTCCTTTAAGTAATAGACCATTTCCACTTCGAATGGCCAATGCAGCTATCTATTAATGCATTTCAACAACTATCTTAATACActaaacaaattttcaaaacttGATTAGTATCACTAGACTCAAAATAATAGATCTCTACTTGTTGCTCATATATTTGACCTTTTTAATGAAGATGTAGAATGAATTACAAATGAGAAGGAATAGGGTCTCTTAACCTGAACAAGGGCATCTGGTCGAGACTCGAATATAACCAGGAGTACACCCAAAGGACATGATATTTTCTCCAGGATGAGTTTATCTGCTAGCTGGACACAGAGCAGTAATCAGAATTGTCAAAATGAATGCCAGTAATAGGATGCATGTTTTGATAACATTTTCTAGAATTTGTTATTGAATAACAGCAAAAGTCAAATgttgaaaatatattacatttgTTGAATGTTAAAACATCATAGAAACAATTTCATGTGTTACTTATATGCTAGCTAgtattaacataattatataaggGGTTTTGACCTCAGTTCTCTTTAAGATCTGACCAATGGGTTCTTCCATCTCAGCTAGCATGCGAACAGACTTTACAAGACTAGAGAtctgaaaaatacaaaaaccaaGGTCAGACAAGCTcaatcaaagagaaaacttCACACAACCTGCTTTGACAAGTTTACAGTAGGTCAGTAGGCGTTATTTGGACATGACACTAACAAAAAGCTGGGCAAGttgtctttcaattttttacttCACTAAGTAAACAATAAAGCTCTTACCTTCTCAGGTCTCAGGGTTAAACGTGATATAAGTGCTTTCTCATATCCCATCTCCTCTGCATCAGCAACATCAGCTCCATTCTCAAGCCTTATCACACTTTCATTATTCtttaatgcatcagccattgcCAGCAATattttcctcctttcttcagaaTTTAGGACCTGAAACCAGAAGCACCAATTATATAATACCACGAGACTTCCTATCTGCATTCATTTTCTTGGCAATAACCAAAAAGAAATTAGTATAGATTAAATTGCTGatacttaaagaaattaatgaaaGTGAACCCTTCTCTTCACATTTTAAATATGCAACTTTACTTGCCTGAAGTCGTCTAGAACTATTACGTGCTGCCACTGCCATTTCATGAGCACTCACTTCCTTTATGCTGGTCCACAAATGAGCATCTTTGTGAAAGACAGTACCAATTCTTTCTCCTCGAAGCACTCGTATGATGTTGTCTGTAGCATAGCCACTTCAAAGGAGGTTGAAATGCAATTTGAAGTcagaaaaaatgcaaaattcCATACACATGCTTGTACGCAGGTGAACTCATTCATCAGTAGAAGACTGAAAATTGCTTACAACAGAaatctgaaaatattttcatcacTTGAACTGGAGAGTTACAAcgcagtcttttttttttccttttccaatTAACAAACAAGGGAAATGAGTATGGAATGGACATGATCTCATGAAGTTAGTGGAATATCTACAAAGCGTTGTCAGACCAACTGGATGGTTATCCATAACCTTTTCACAACCAAGAAAGGataaaaatcctttacaagccagtTGGTATGAGATTTTAATCTTCCATTTTATTCCTGGTGCTTTGCCAACAATTTTACGACTTGGGGAATTGAGTAGTTAACAACTCTCCAATagtcaaaacaaaattaattaaaacaatgtCTGTCTCCGGGTATGTCGGTTCTAAAGTGAAATGAAAAGTAGTTAAACAGTCTCAATGTCAACATTTTCCTTTGTCAGTGTCaacattttcttatattatgAAAAATCTCAGCTTAAAATTGAAGGTACCTAGTAATAATCACAGGTGTGCCAGCATAAGCAGCACAAACAGCAGCATTAACTTTAGCAGTCATACCCCCTCTTCCCAATCTTGACTTTTCTCCAAAAGTAATTTctctttgatgcttttcttTTACATATGTATGAATTAACTTTGACTTGGGGTCAGATGGAGGGCCACTATAAAGACCCTCAACATCACTCAATAGAACAAGGAGGTCAGCTTTAAGTTCCAAAGCCAATAGACCAGCCAAACTGTCGTTGTCCCAGAAAATACCAGAAGAATCCTGCAGACAGTTCTTGCCCTTAAAGGTAATAATTCAATGTCACAAGACCAACAAAatcaaactaatatttttaaagaaaaaaagagtatattttcacaaaggtaAATTTGTGCAAGGAAGCACAATACCTCATAGGGTGCCTTCCTAGTACTAACAGCATCGTTTTCATTGAAGATGGGGATAACCCTTAAATCTAATAACGAGCTCACAGTGTCTGAAAGTTGTTTTCTGAAAGCCGTATCCCTAAAAAACCCATCATTCACAAGAAGTTGTGATGAAGTTACATCAAGCTGCACCAAGCAAATGATATATCACCACATCAATATAGAGGAAGCAATTAGATTAATAAAAGACCTGCTAATGTATTATGGCAAAACATACAAACTCAAGATTAGGGACATATTGaatgcacaacttaatttagTGTGCACCTGACTAAACATGATATCATAGAGAGCCATGAGACTACTCTGTCCAACAGCTGCACATGCTTTCCCATCAAGATCTCCTTGTGGATTTTGAAGATCTGAAAAGCTGCATAACAAACAAACCTTTTTTATCTTAGGTTCTTTTCCTCCTCTGACCCTCAAAACTCTACCAAGCTCATGTTGATAGAAACTTGAAAAAGTTTGCACAAGTTCCTTCTCAATGCTATACGGCTTAACAGTTTGCACAAACTCATATTGATGCTCttttaacatttcaaaaaagaacaaaactacAAAAGGAAGCATGCT
This window harbors:
- the LOC100791063 gene encoding delta-1-pyrroline-5-carboxylate synthase isoform X1: MDPTRAFVKSVKRVVVKVGTAVVTRSDGRLALGRLGALCEQLKELNNNDYEVILVTSGAVGLGRQRLRYRRLVNSSFSDLQNPQGDLDGKACAAVGQSSLMALYDIMFSQLDVTSSQLLVNDGFFRDTAFRKQLSDTVSSLLDLRVIPIFNENDAVSTRKAPYEGKNCLQDSSGIFWDNDSLAGLLALELKADLLVLLSDVEGLYSGPPSDPKSKLIHTYVKEKHQREITFGEKSRLGRGGMTAKVNAAVCAAYAGTPVIITSGYATDNIIRVLRGERIGTVFHKDAHLWTSIKEVSAHEMAVAARNSSRRLQVLNSEERRKILLAMADALKNNESVIRLENGADVADAEEMGYEKALISRLTLRPEKISSLVKSVRMLAEMEEPIGQILKRTELADKLILEKISCPLGVLLVIFESRPDALVQIAALAIRSGNGLLLKGGKEAKRSNAILHKVITSIIPDTVGDKLIGLVTSREHIPDLLKLDDVIDLVVPRGSNKLVSQIKDSTKIPVLGHADGICHVYVDKTANIDMAKKIIRDAKIDYPAACNAMETLLVHVDLSRNGGLDELVAELRHEGVQLYGGPRASSLLKISETHSFHLEYSSLACTIEIVDDVFAAIDHIHHNGSAHTECIVAEDSEIAEAFLSQVDSAAVFHNASTRFCDGARFGLGAEVGISTSRLHARGPVGVEGLLTNRWILRGSGQVVNGDRGVTYTYKDLPVKA
- the LOC100791063 gene encoding delta-1-pyrroline-5-carboxylate synthase isoform X2, translating into MDPTRAFVKSVKRVVVKVGTAVVTRSDGRLALGRLGALCEQLKELNNNDYEVILVTSGAVGLGRQRLRYRRLVNSSFSDLQNPQGDLDGKACAAVGQSSLMALYDIMFSQLDVTSSQLLVNDGFFRDTAFRKQLSDTVSSLLDLRVIPIFNENDAVSTRKAPYEDSSGIFWDNDSLAGLLALELKADLLVLLSDVEGLYSGPPSDPKSKLIHTYVKEKHQREITFGEKSRLGRGGMTAKVNAAVCAAYAGTPVIITSGYATDNIIRVLRGERIGTVFHKDAHLWTSIKEVSAHEMAVAARNSSRRLQVLNSEERRKILLAMADALKNNESVIRLENGADVADAEEMGYEKALISRLTLRPEKISSLVKSVRMLAEMEEPIGQILKRTELADKLILEKISCPLGVLLVIFESRPDALVQIAALAIRSGNGLLLKGGKEAKRSNAILHKVITSIIPDTVGDKLIGLVTSREHIPDLLKLDDVIDLVVPRGSNKLVSQIKDSTKIPVLGHADGICHVYVDKTANIDMAKKIIRDAKIDYPAACNAMETLLVHVDLSRNGGLDELVAELRHEGVQLYGGPRASSLLKISETHSFHLEYSSLACTIEIVDDVFAAIDHIHHNGSAHTECIVAEDSEIAEAFLSQVDSAAVFHNASTRFCDGARFGLGAEVGISTSRLHARGPVGVEGLLTNRWILRGSGQVVNGDRGVTYTYKDLPVKA